The following coding sequences lie in one Arachis stenosperma cultivar V10309 chromosome 5, arast.V10309.gnm1.PFL2, whole genome shotgun sequence genomic window:
- the LOC130979771 gene encoding uncharacterized protein LOC130979771: MLLCKINGDSYSSVTSIRIESWLSVSEQAKGRSNMTNFIGLRLPLLGAGFSCCSCSCFSKRAQIILLKKWDKGGFVKAYPRRMVLGIGASFLGMASSAFQGSKSFIASARINPGPSVNEILKNVEWPEQFPFKDEDFQRFDESSDALFYDAPRFVTHIDDPAIAALTKYYSEVFPPSNTPGVSILDMCSSWVSHFPPGYKQERVVGLGMNEEELKRNPVLTEYVVQDLNVNPKLPFEDNSFDVITNVVSVDYLTKPLDVFKEMRRILKPGGLAIMSFSNRCFWTKAISIWTSTGDADHVMIVGAYFHYAGGFEPPQAVDISPNPGRSDPMYIVYSRKLPTA; this comes from the exons ATGTTGTTGTGTAAGATCAACGGTGACAGTTACAGTTCAGTTACTTCAATTCGGATAGAGTCATGGCTCAGTGTCTCTGAACAAGCTAAGGGTCGGTCCAACATGACCAATTTTATAGGACTAAGGTTACCACTTCTTGGTGCTGGCTTTTCTTGTTGTTCATGTTCATGTTTTTCTAAAAGGGCGCAAATAATTCTGCTGAAGAAATGGGACAAGGGTGGTTTTGTTAAGGCTTATCCTCGTCGCATGGTTTTGGGCATTGGTGCTTCATTCTTGGGTATGGCCTCTTCTGCTTTTCAGGGTTCCAAATCATTCATTGCCTCTGCTAGGATAAACCCTGGTCCATCTGTTAATGAG ATACTGAAGAATGTGGAATGGCCAGAGCAGTTCCCTTTCAAGGACGAAGATTTCCAGCGCTTTGATGA GTCTTCAGATGCATTGTTCTATGATGCGCCTCGATTCGTGACACACATTGATGACCCTGCAATTGCTGCCCTGACTAAGTATTACTCCGAGGTTTTCCCACCTAGCAACACTCCTGGAGTTAGTATCTTGGATATGTGTAGTAGTTGG GTCAGCCATTTTCCACCAGGCTACAAGCAAGAACGAGTGGTCGGATTAGGCATGAACGAAGAAGAGCTTAAGAGGAACCCA GTTCTCACAGAGTATGTTGTGCAAGACTTAAATGTGAACCCCAAACTTCCGTTTGAGGATAACTCTTTTGACGTAATCACTAATGTG GTTAGTGTTGATTACCTGACAAAGCCTCTTGATGTGTTCAAGGAGATGCGCAGAATACTTAAGCCAGGTGGACTTGCAATAATGAG CTTTTCGAACCGATGCTTCTGGACAAAGGCCATTTCAATATGGACATCAACTGGTGATGCTGATCATGTTATGATTGTTGGGGCATACTTCCATTATGCTGGAGGCTTTGAACCTCCTCAG GCTGTGGATATATCTCCAAATCCAGGACGCTCTGATCCTATGTACATTGTGTACTCGAGGAAGCTCCCTACAGCTTGA
- the LOC130983222 gene encoding tetraspanin-2, producing the protein MGVSNNITAVLNFIALLASIPIIASGIWLASKTDNECIHSFRWPVSVLGILILLVSLVGFVGAYWNKQGILGFYLCCMAILIGILLFVLVFAFVVTRPDGSYVVPGRGYKESRIDGFSSWLRNHVTGYGSWEKIRACLAGSDVCIKLTQDFITADQFFNSHISPLQSGCCKPPSSCGYNYVNPTLWVNNANPMADTDCNMWSNDQSQLCYNCNACKAGLLGNLRREWRRANFILILALLLLIFVYLIACTAFNNAQTQHLFQCYKRGWV; encoded by the exons atgggAGTAAGCAACAACATCACTGCAGTGCTAAACTTCATAGCCCTCTTGGCCTCAATTCCCATCATAGCATCAGGGATATGGCTAGCATCCAAGACAGACAATGAGTGCATCCACAGTTTCCGGTGGCCGGTTTCCGTCCTCGGAATCCTCATCCTCCTTGTTTCTCTAGTTGGCTTTGTTGGTGCTTATTGGAACAAACAAGGGATTTTGGGATTTTACCTTTGTTGCATGGCAATTCTCATAGGAATTCTGCTGTTCGTACTTGTGTTTGCATTTGTTGTTACTAGGCCTGATGGAAGTTATGTTGTTCCTGGAAGAGGCTACAAGGAGTCAAGGATTGATGGGTTTTCTTCTTGGCTAAGGAACCATGTCACTGGCTATGGAAGTTGGGAGAAGATAAGGGCTTGTTTGGCTGGTTCTGATGTATGCATTAAGCTCACACAGGATTTCATCACTGCTGACCAGTTTTTCAACTCTCATATCTCTCCTTTACAA TCAGGGTGTTGCAAACCTCCAAGTTCATGTGGCTACAACTATGTGAACCCAACATTGTGGGTAAACAATGCAAATCCAATGGCAGACACAGATTGCAACATGTGGAGCAATGACCAGAGTCAACTCTGCTACAATTGCAATGCATGCAAGGCTGGCTTATTAGGAAACCTCCGAAGAGAGTGGAGAAGAGCCAACTTCATTCTCATTCTTGCTCTGCTTCTTCTCATTTTCGTCTATCTCATTGCATGCACTGCCTTCAACAATGCTCAAACACAACACCTTTTCCAATGTTACAAAAGGGGTTGGGTTTaa